A DNA window from Agarivorans sp. TSD2052 contains the following coding sequences:
- a CDS encoding sensor histidine kinase — protein MLIAALVAHYQAGLERQRQLLEESQRLQRSIQHELNRFRNFPKVLAVQQQLVDGLTHVSSNDIRHQLNLYLQQVNQLQGSDVTYLLDIEGNTLASSNWQSSHSFVGSSYSYRPYFQTAILGKYAQYFALGSRSGVRGYYFSAPVFKQNAVIGVLVVKVALNIIDKSWRDPNFEYLLTDKHGVVFYASQAHWLYNSIKPLADSLRQQLINSRQYGDYLLPNIAENLQESSINLPDYNGKRSDYISTSRVLPTAGWRLYALSKDRGYTREIGEALLLSSLLYFGLILLYSYWRQLQAGRRLQTEINQQLEIRVEQRTAQLTTTNQQLQQAIDDYQRTANTLKKTEDELVQAAKLATLGELSAGINHELNQPLTAMQSYAENALRFQHKQQYEQVTSNLQDIVKLTTMMSKMIAKFKIFSRKSSGQTSAVSSSTSINAALSILANRIVLNNIKIEFSGLDEQWVKADAIQLEQVLINLINNAIDALELVDSPILGIRQYKDNNWQCIAIWDNGAQLSEEQLTRIFEPFFTTKKQGLGLGMAISKRLVESFDGQLTVSNLVDTGPEFVIKLQAQVPQCFKPSIKPQGE, from the coding sequence ATGCTGATAGCTGCTTTAGTGGCGCACTATCAGGCAGGACTAGAGCGTCAACGCCAGCTATTAGAAGAAAGTCAGCGTTTACAACGCAGCATCCAGCACGAGTTAAACCGATTTCGAAACTTCCCAAAGGTATTAGCGGTACAGCAACAATTAGTAGACGGATTAACTCACGTATCGAGTAACGATATACGCCACCAGCTCAACCTTTATTTGCAGCAAGTCAATCAACTACAAGGTAGTGATGTCACCTATCTCTTAGATATAGAAGGCAATACGCTGGCCTCTAGTAATTGGCAAAGCAGCCACTCTTTTGTTGGCAGTAGTTATAGTTACCGGCCTTATTTTCAAACAGCGATATTGGGGAAATATGCGCAATACTTCGCTTTAGGTTCACGCTCGGGGGTGAGGGGGTATTACTTTTCAGCCCCGGTCTTCAAACAGAATGCTGTTATTGGGGTTTTAGTGGTTAAAGTCGCACTTAACATTATCGATAAAAGCTGGCGCGATCCTAACTTTGAATATTTGTTAACCGATAAACACGGGGTCGTGTTTTATGCCTCTCAAGCTCATTGGTTATATAACAGTATTAAGCCACTGGCTGATTCACTGCGACAACAACTAATTAATTCGCGTCAATACGGCGATTACCTTTTACCTAACATTGCAGAGAACTTACAAGAATCAAGCATCAATTTACCCGACTATAATGGTAAAAGGTCAGATTACATCAGTACGAGTAGAGTTCTACCTACAGCTGGTTGGCGTCTCTACGCCTTATCTAAAGACAGAGGTTACACTCGAGAAATTGGCGAAGCATTGTTGTTAAGCTCATTGCTTTATTTCGGGCTTATTTTGCTCTATTCATATTGGCGTCAGTTACAAGCTGGACGCCGCTTACAAACTGAGATAAACCAGCAGTTAGAAATTAGAGTTGAGCAACGCACAGCCCAACTCACCACCACTAACCAGCAACTTCAGCAGGCCATTGACGACTACCAGCGTACTGCAAACACACTAAAAAAAACCGAAGATGAATTAGTTCAAGCCGCCAAACTAGCCACCTTAGGCGAGCTCTCTGCGGGTATCAATCACGAGCTAAATCAGCCGCTCACAGCAATGCAAAGTTACGCTGAAAATGCCTTACGCTTCCAGCATAAACAGCAATATGAACAGGTCACGAGTAACCTTCAAGACATCGTAAAGCTCACTACGATGATGAGCAAAATGATCGCTAAGTTTAAAATTTTCTCTCGAAAATCCTCCGGGCAAACCAGTGCTGTATCCAGCTCCACATCGATTAACGCGGCGTTGTCAATTTTGGCCAACCGCATTGTACTCAACAATATAAAAATAGAATTCAGTGGGCTTGATGAACAGTGGGTCAAGGCTGATGCTATTCAGCTTGAGCAAGTGCTAATAAATTTAATTAACAACGCCATTGATGCTTTAGAGCTGGTAGATAGTCCCATCTTGGGGATTCGCCAATACAAAGATAACAACTGGCAATGCATTGCCATTTGGGATAATGGCGCCCAGTTAAGCGAAGAGCAACTAACAAGAATTTTTGAGCCCTTTTTCACCACCAAGAAACAAGGACTCGGACTAGGCATGGCAATATCAAAGCGTTTAGTCGAATCCTTTGACGGTCAACTCACAGTCAGCAATTTGGTTGATACTGGCCCAGAATTTGTCATTAAATTACAAGCGCAAGTACCTCAATGTTTTAAGCCTTCTATTAAGCCACAGGGGGAATAG
- a CDS encoding TRAP transporter large permease, translated as MTTFTLFLLLFVCMLIGMPIAIALGLASITTILLFSNDSLASVALKLFEATSEHYTLLAIPFFILSSAFLSTGGVAQRLINFAMDSVGHIRGGLAMASVLACMLFAAVSGSSPATVAAIGSIVIAGMVRSGYPESLAAGVIANAGTLGILIPPSIVMLVYAAATEVSASRMFMAGFIPGIMMGSILMIAIYVVARIKNLPAQPYPGCRQWGISALKATGGLMLIVIVLGSIYGGIASPTEAASVAAVYAFLVSVYGYRDIGPIKDQAWKNPGESNGAAAARNLALFPISIIKSVTNEEVRHVLKDAAKVSIMLLFIIANAMLFAHVLTTERIPHMIAESIVAYGLQPWAFLIVVNILLLIAGNFMEPSAILLIMAPILFPIATQLGIDPIHLGIIMVVNMEIGMLTPPVGLNLFVTAGITGKSMGWVIKACLPWLSLLLFFLILITYIPQISLFLPEYFDRLNGY; from the coding sequence ATGACTACCTTCACTTTATTTCTGCTTTTATTTGTATGCATGCTGATTGGTATGCCCATTGCGATTGCCTTAGGGCTCGCAAGTATCACTACTATACTGTTGTTTTCTAATGACTCTTTGGCGTCAGTGGCATTAAAACTGTTTGAAGCCACCTCTGAGCACTACACCTTGTTAGCCATTCCATTTTTTATTCTATCGTCAGCCTTTCTATCTACAGGTGGGGTGGCGCAACGGCTGATTAACTTTGCCATGGACAGTGTTGGACATATTCGCGGAGGCCTCGCCATGGCATCTGTATTAGCGTGTATGTTATTCGCCGCTGTCTCGGGTTCTAGCCCAGCCACTGTAGCCGCGATTGGCTCCATTGTCATTGCAGGCATGGTGCGCTCGGGCTACCCCGAGTCATTGGCAGCAGGCGTGATCGCCAATGCGGGTACCTTAGGTATTTTAATTCCACCCTCCATTGTTATGCTGGTGTATGCGGCCGCTACAGAAGTATCGGCTTCACGCATGTTCATGGCGGGGTTTATACCTGGCATTATGATGGGCAGTATCTTAATGATTGCTATCTACGTGGTGGCAAGAATCAAAAATTTACCTGCTCAACCCTATCCTGGTTGTCGCCAGTGGGGAATATCAGCCCTTAAAGCCACCGGCGGCTTAATGCTAATTGTTATTGTATTGGGTTCTATCTATGGCGGTATCGCTAGCCCGACTGAAGCGGCTTCTGTGGCTGCGGTCTATGCCTTTCTGGTATCGGTATATGGCTATCGAGATATAGGACCGATTAAGGACCAAGCTTGGAAAAACCCCGGAGAAAGTAACGGGGCCGCCGCCGCCCGTAACTTGGCCTTGTTTCCAATCAGCATCATAAAGTCAGTCACCAACGAAGAGGTTCGCCATGTATTAAAAGACGCAGCAAAAGTCAGCATTATGCTGTTGTTCATTATTGCCAACGCTATGTTGTTTGCTCATGTACTCACCACTGAGCGGATCCCGCATATGATTGCAGAATCTATCGTGGCGTATGGACTGCAGCCTTGGGCTTTTTTAATCGTGGTAAATATTTTGCTGCTAATTGCGGGTAACTTCATGGAGCCTTCTGCCATCTTGCTAATCATGGCTCCGATCTTATTTCCAATCGCAACCCAATTAGGAATTGACCCAATCCATTTAGGGATCATCATGGTAGTGAACATGGAGATAGGGATGCTTACCCCACCGGTAGGCCTAAATTTATTCGTTACCGCAGGGATTACCGGAAAAAGTATGGGTTGGGTCATTAAGGCGTGCTTACCTTGGCTAAGTCTACTATTGTTCTTCCTAATACTGATTACGTATATCCCACAAATTTCTCTGTTCTTACCTGAATATTTCGACCGCCTCAACGGCTACTAA
- a CDS encoding TRAP transporter small permease has translation MKFVNWFRRFEENFIAFLLVAMTLLVFVEVIMRFVFNTGIHWVQEVTLYSSAWLVLLGASWGVREGAHIGVDAFVRILPPAQRKLLTLIALALCLFYCGLFMYGSWVYLSKLHMIGIEMEDLPIEKWKTMSVLFIGFVLLVIRFLEVAWKVITDQQDGFHLADEAKDSMLLADEIKKQ, from the coding sequence ATGAAGTTTGTTAATTGGTTTCGGCGCTTTGAAGAAAATTTCATTGCCTTTCTACTGGTCGCGATGACCCTACTGGTTTTTGTAGAAGTGATTATGCGCTTTGTCTTTAATACGGGGATCCACTGGGTCCAAGAAGTCACACTATATAGTTCAGCATGGTTAGTGCTACTCGGAGCAAGCTGGGGCGTGCGTGAAGGCGCCCATATTGGTGTTGATGCCTTTGTGCGAATACTCCCTCCAGCACAACGTAAGCTACTGACCTTGATCGCTTTAGCACTATGTTTATTTTACTGCGGCTTATTTATGTATGGGTCTTGGGTGTACTTAAGCAAGCTACACATGATTGGTATTGAAATGGAAGACTTACCGATTGAAAAATGGAAGACCATGAGTGTTCTATTTATCGGCTTTGTTTTACTAGTCATTAGATTTTTAGAAGTGGCTTGGAAGGTAATTACTGACCAACAAGATGGTTTCCATCTCGCAGACGAAGCTAAAGACAGCATGCTCTTAGCTGACGAAATAAAAAAACAATAA
- a CDS encoding TRAP transporter substrate-binding protein translates to MKLLASTLTALSIALASVVNAAPIELKFSHVVAENTPKGQMALKFRDLVEQRLPGKVEVKVYPNSQLYGDGKELEALLLGDVELISPSLSKFKKYTKKLQIFDLPFLFKDMASVERFQASSAGQELLSSLESKGLIGLGYLHNGMKQLSANEPLYTPADAKGKKFRIMSSDVLAAQFEAVDAVPLKKPFSEVFTLLQTRAIDGQENTWSNIYSKKFFEVQASITESNHGVLDYLIVTSAEFWYGLPEDIRAELQLALNEAVAHGNQIAAEKADKDKANIMASNRSEVISLTAEQRQQWVEAMKPVWQQFEDEIGKDTIAAAVAANQ, encoded by the coding sequence ATGAAATTATTAGCAAGCACGCTGACAGCATTGAGTATCGCTTTAGCCAGCGTAGTAAACGCCGCTCCAATTGAACTGAAATTTTCCCATGTGGTCGCCGAAAACACGCCTAAAGGACAGATGGCACTTAAATTTAGAGACTTAGTTGAACAGCGCTTACCTGGAAAAGTGGAAGTGAAAGTCTACCCTAATTCTCAGTTGTACGGTGACGGTAAAGAATTAGAGGCTTTATTGTTAGGGGATGTGGAGCTTATTTCACCTTCATTATCTAAATTCAAAAAATATACTAAAAAACTGCAAATCTTCGATCTACCGTTTTTGTTTAAAGACATGGCATCAGTTGAACGTTTTCAAGCAAGCAGTGCTGGTCAAGAGTTATTATCGTCATTAGAGAGTAAAGGCCTAATTGGCTTAGGCTATTTACATAACGGCATGAAGCAACTGTCGGCCAACGAGCCTTTATATACGCCTGCCGATGCCAAAGGCAAAAAGTTCCGCATTATGTCTTCAGACGTATTAGCCGCTCAATTTGAAGCTGTGGATGCGGTGCCACTTAAAAAACCCTTCTCAGAGGTATTTACGCTGCTGCAAACTCGCGCTATCGACGGCCAAGAAAATACGTGGTCAAACATCTATTCTAAAAAATTCTTTGAGGTGCAAGCCAGCATTACCGAATCAAATCACGGCGTACTTGATTACTTAATTGTGACTTCCGCTGAGTTTTGGTATGGCTTACCTGAAGATATTCGTGCCGAGCTGCAATTGGCTTTAAACGAAGCCGTTGCCCACGGTAATCAAATCGCGGCAGAAAAAGCAGACAAGGATAAAGCCAATATCATGGCATCGAATCGCTCTGAAGTTATCTCTTTGACAGCTGAGCAACGTCAACAATGGGTAGAAGCAATGAAACCCGTCTGGCAACAGTTCGAAGATGAAATAGGCAAAGACACCATTGCCGCGGCAGTTGCCGCCAACCAATAA
- a CDS encoding sigma-54-dependent transcriptional regulator, with amino-acid sequence MKAPVIIIDDDPDILRSLGQTLELEDYTCLAFDNAEQALAQLKVNWPGVIISDINMPGLGGLEMMQQAHQIDADLPIILLTGHGDISMAIKAIRDGAYDFLEKPFSTSHLLDVLQRALDKRRLTIENRELKAELDAQSGPGPRILGSTPAVARLRKILSHIKDTPADVLINGETGTGKELVARFLHDHSVRAKHPFVAINCGAVPETMIESELFGHEVGAFTGAQKKRVGKIAFANNGTLFLDEIESMPMALQIKLLRVLEERSVEPLGSNQVIPLNLRVIAATKSDLKHLGEQGEFRSDLYYRLNVVEVYIPALRERCEDIPLLLENFLRVAAARYQLNSPEISQQRLSELVQHNWPGNVRELRNLAERWVLMGEDAAFNEAQNDQQSLNLAEQLFRFERTLLQDALHRHKGHLKAVQEELHIGRKTLYEKMKKYQLDKGDYKNH; translated from the coding sequence GTGAAAGCACCCGTAATCATCATTGACGATGATCCAGACATCCTTCGATCGCTAGGCCAAACACTCGAGTTAGAAGATTATACCTGTTTAGCCTTTGACAATGCCGAACAAGCCTTAGCGCAACTCAAGGTGAATTGGCCAGGAGTCATCATTTCAGACATTAATATGCCCGGTTTAGGTGGCTTAGAAATGATGCAGCAAGCTCACCAAATTGACGCCGACTTACCGATCATCTTACTGACCGGTCATGGGGACATTTCAATGGCGATTAAAGCGATACGTGATGGCGCTTATGACTTTCTGGAGAAACCGTTCTCTACTAGCCACTTGTTAGATGTATTGCAACGCGCCTTAGATAAACGGCGGCTGACCATTGAAAACCGTGAATTGAAAGCGGAGTTAGACGCGCAAAGTGGTCCCGGCCCTCGCATATTAGGTTCAACACCCGCTGTTGCCCGCCTCCGCAAAATTCTCAGTCATATCAAAGATACCCCCGCTGATGTCTTAATTAACGGTGAAACAGGAACCGGTAAAGAATTGGTTGCGCGTTTTTTACATGACCATAGCGTACGAGCTAAGCATCCTTTTGTAGCAATTAACTGCGGGGCTGTCCCCGAAACCATGATTGAAAGCGAGTTGTTTGGCCATGAAGTCGGTGCTTTTACCGGCGCGCAGAAAAAGCGAGTAGGCAAAATAGCCTTTGCCAATAATGGTACTCTCTTCCTAGATGAAATTGAAAGCATGCCGATGGCCTTGCAAATAAAGCTTTTGCGGGTACTAGAGGAACGCAGTGTTGAACCGCTGGGAAGCAACCAAGTAATCCCACTCAATTTACGGGTGATTGCCGCCACCAAAAGTGATTTAAAGCATTTAGGTGAGCAAGGTGAGTTTCGCAGCGATCTTTATTATCGCCTCAATGTCGTAGAGGTCTATATACCTGCACTACGCGAGCGCTGTGAAGACATCCCTTTATTACTTGAAAACTTCTTACGGGTAGCAGCCGCCCGTTACCAACTAAATAGCCCGGAGATCAGTCAGCAGCGCTTATCAGAGCTGGTGCAACACAACTGGCCAGGCAATGTACGAGAATTGCGTAATCTGGCCGAGCGTTGGGTACTAATGGGGGAAGACGCGGCTTTTAACGAAGCGCAAAATGACCAGCAAAGCTTAAACTTGGCGGAGCAACTTTTTCGCTTTGAGCGGACCTTATTGCAAGACGCACTGCATCGCCACAAAGGTCACCTAAAAGCGGTCCAAGAAGAACTGCACATTGGCCGTAAAACCCTTTATGAGAAAATGAAAAAATACCAACTCGATAAAGGTGACTATAAAAACCATTAA
- a CDS encoding assimilatory sulfite reductase (NADPH) flavoprotein subunit, which produces MLLKELSSLASPLSEQQVNLLQQATAELSVTQLAWVSGYLAGVGQNAGQIAPLTQAQPAGKLTILYASQTGNAKGVAEELKAAALAKDIHAELVNVSDYKAKSLKNETHLLIVASTNGEGEPPDDAIEFHEFLASKKAPKLDNLKYSVLALGDSSYEFFCQTGKDFDERLAALGAERVCERVDCDVDYDKDADSWTAKALEQIQQTLAAEPSGSVVNLPVHAPTTSQFNKKNPYAAELSLSQKITGRDSAKDVRHVEIDLGDSGLQYQAGDALGVWFENDQVLVKQIITRLGLIEDELVSIDDQEFTLAAALTEKLEITQTSGAFVEAWARWSASKKLQTVVADKDKLRDYAANHQVIDVLLEKKAKVDAQDFVDALRKLTPRLYSIASAQAEVEEEVHLTVGVVSYQKGDELRLGGASGFLGGRAEEGATVKVFVEHNDNFRLPSDPNTPVIMVGPGTGIAPFRAFLQQRDASDATGKNWLLFGDQTFTQDFLYQTEWQAYLKSGLLTKLDVAFSRDQAEKIYVQDRLKENAADVYQWLEEGAHLYICGDANRMAKDVHQTLLEIIAEQGAKSPEQAEEYLKQLRSAKRYQKDVY; this is translated from the coding sequence ATGCTGTTAAAGGAACTTTCGTCATTGGCTAGCCCATTGTCTGAGCAACAGGTTAACCTGCTGCAACAGGCTACGGCCGAGCTATCGGTAACTCAGTTAGCGTGGGTAAGTGGCTACCTTGCTGGAGTGGGGCAAAATGCAGGGCAAATAGCCCCTCTTACACAAGCACAGCCTGCGGGCAAGCTAACCATTCTGTACGCTTCCCAAACCGGTAACGCCAAAGGTGTAGCTGAAGAGTTGAAAGCGGCGGCGTTGGCTAAGGATATTCATGCTGAGTTGGTAAATGTTTCTGACTATAAAGCCAAGAGTCTTAAAAATGAGACCCACTTACTGATTGTAGCGAGTACTAACGGCGAGGGTGAGCCGCCTGATGATGCTATCGAGTTTCACGAATTTTTAGCGTCGAAAAAAGCGCCCAAACTGGATAACTTGAAATATAGCGTATTGGCGCTTGGTGATTCTAGCTATGAGTTTTTCTGCCAAACGGGTAAAGACTTTGATGAGCGTTTAGCCGCTCTTGGTGCAGAGCGAGTTTGTGAGCGAGTTGATTGTGATGTTGATTACGATAAAGACGCTGACAGCTGGACAGCAAAAGCACTTGAGCAAATACAGCAAACTTTAGCGGCAGAACCAAGTGGTTCTGTGGTTAATCTTCCTGTTCATGCTCCAACTACTAGTCAGTTCAATAAAAAGAACCCTTACGCTGCGGAGTTAAGTCTTAGCCAAAAAATAACCGGTAGAGATTCAGCTAAAGATGTTCGCCATGTTGAAATTGATTTAGGCGACTCAGGCCTACAATATCAAGCTGGTGATGCGCTGGGTGTATGGTTTGAGAATGACCAAGTGTTAGTAAAGCAAATCATTACCCGCTTAGGCTTAATAGAAGATGAGCTAGTAAGCATTGACGATCAAGAGTTTACGTTAGCAGCGGCCTTAACTGAGAAGCTAGAAATCACCCAAACCAGCGGAGCCTTTGTTGAAGCCTGGGCACGTTGGTCAGCGAGCAAAAAGTTACAAACGGTGGTGGCCGATAAAGACAAACTGCGCGACTATGCAGCTAACCATCAGGTGATTGATGTATTACTTGAAAAGAAAGCTAAAGTCGACGCTCAAGATTTTGTTGATGCTTTACGCAAACTCACACCACGTTTGTACTCTATAGCCTCTGCTCAAGCTGAAGTGGAAGAAGAAGTACATTTAACGGTAGGTGTGGTGAGTTATCAAAAAGGCGATGAGCTGCGTTTAGGGGGGGCTTCTGGTTTCTTAGGTGGGCGTGCTGAAGAAGGTGCTACGGTTAAGGTATTTGTGGAACATAATGATAACTTTCGCTTGCCAAGTGACCCAAATACGCCAGTCATAATGGTTGGCCCTGGAACAGGTATCGCGCCGTTCAGAGCTTTCTTACAACAACGTGATGCCAGCGACGCGACCGGCAAAAACTGGCTGTTGTTTGGTGACCAAACCTTTACTCAAGATTTCTTATATCAAACAGAATGGCAGGCTTATCTAAAGTCGGGTTTATTGACCAAGCTTGATGTGGCCTTTTCACGCGATCAAGCGGAAAAGATCTACGTTCAAGACCGTTTGAAAGAAAATGCAGCTGACGTTTATCAATGGCTAGAAGAAGGCGCGCATCTCTATATTTGTGGTGATGCCAACCGAATGGCTAAAGATGTTCATCAAACCCTGCTAGAAATTATTGCTGAGCAAGGGGCTAAGAGTCCAGAGCAAGCAGAAGAGTATTTGAAACAGTTACGCAGTGCTAAGCGTTACCAAAAGGATGTTTACTAA
- a CDS encoding acyl-CoA thioesterase, giving the protein MDNSQTEMNILVTPEMANFSGKMHGGAMLKKLDEVAYTTAIQYCGNYAVTLSVDQVLFKNPVEIGEFVTFLASVNYTGRTSMEIGIKVIAKNLKEQTVRHTHSCFFTMVAVDEQGNSAKVPPLKPATEVAKRRFDDALRRRQRRMEKL; this is encoded by the coding sequence ATGGATAACTCTCAAACTGAAATGAATATTTTGGTTACCCCGGAAATGGCAAATTTTTCGGGGAAAATGCACGGCGGCGCCATGCTTAAGAAGCTCGATGAAGTGGCCTACACGACAGCGATACAATACTGTGGTAATTATGCGGTGACTTTATCCGTCGATCAGGTGCTGTTTAAAAACCCAGTCGAAATTGGAGAGTTTGTTACATTTTTGGCATCGGTTAACTATACCGGTCGCACTTCAATGGAAATCGGTATTAAGGTGATCGCTAAAAACCTTAAAGAACAAACCGTGCGTCATACTCACTCTTGCTTTTTCACCATGGTTGCTGTTGACGAACAAGGAAACTCTGCAAAGGTTCCTCCGCTTAAACCCGCGACTGAAGTAGCAAAACGTCGTTTTGACGATGCCTTACGACGTCGCCAAAGAAGAATGGAAAAGTTATAA
- the prsR gene encoding PEP-CTERM-box response regulator transcription factor translates to METLLVVEDDPGIQKQLKWSFSDYQVVVAGDRNQAITALRRYEPKVVTLDLGLPPDEANASEGLATLKEMLDLNPKLKVIVITGNEDKENALMAIAMGAHDFYQKPIDDDTLSVIIARAFWVANIELENDALKGASLDNNGFLGNSPQVQKVCRMVERIAPTEVTTLLLGESGTGKEVLARAIHQQSPRKDNPFIAINCASIPENLLESELFGFEKGAFTGAHKTTEGKIECANGGTLFLDEIGDMPYSLQAKILRFLQEKIVERVGGRKEIPVDVKIVCATHQNLQDMVQQKEFREDLFYRISEITINIPPLRDRGEDVILLARAFLQSYNKQMQRNINGFSDDAITALTSHRWPGNIRELQNKVKSAVIMADSKQISAEDLSLPLGDEEQIKLALNLRHVREAAEKQAINKAMALSNGNVSNTAGLLGVTRPTLYSLLEKYGLKTD, encoded by the coding sequence ATGGAAACCTTACTGGTTGTTGAAGACGATCCGGGTATTCAAAAACAGTTGAAATGGAGTTTTAGCGACTATCAGGTAGTGGTAGCGGGTGATCGTAATCAGGCGATTACTGCGCTAAGGCGTTATGAACCCAAAGTCGTTACCCTTGATTTAGGTTTGCCCCCCGATGAAGCAAATGCTAGCGAAGGTTTGGCGACCTTAAAAGAAATGCTAGACCTCAACCCCAAGTTGAAAGTGATTGTTATAACCGGCAATGAAGACAAAGAGAATGCACTGATGGCGATTGCTATGGGGGCGCATGATTTTTATCAAAAGCCGATCGATGATGATACCTTGTCGGTGATTATTGCTCGCGCTTTCTGGGTCGCCAATATCGAGTTAGAAAATGATGCCCTAAAGGGGGCGTCATTAGATAATAACGGCTTTTTGGGGAACTCTCCGCAGGTACAAAAAGTGTGCCGTATGGTTGAGCGTATAGCCCCGACAGAAGTGACAACGTTATTACTTGGGGAAAGTGGAACCGGTAAAGAGGTTCTCGCTAGGGCCATTCACCAGCAAAGTCCACGTAAAGATAATCCCTTCATTGCCATTAACTGTGCCTCGATACCTGAAAACTTGCTTGAAAGTGAGTTGTTTGGCTTTGAAAAAGGGGCATTTACCGGCGCGCATAAAACAACTGAAGGTAAGATAGAGTGTGCCAACGGCGGCACTCTATTTCTTGATGAAATAGGCGATATGCCTTATTCGCTGCAAGCTAAAATATTGCGTTTTTTACAAGAAAAAATTGTTGAGCGAGTAGGCGGTAGAAAAGAGATCCCTGTTGATGTGAAAATTGTTTGCGCTACTCACCAAAATTTACAAGATATGGTGCAACAGAAAGAATTCCGAGAAGACTTATTTTATCGCATTAGCGAGATAACGATAAATATCCCTCCTTTGCGAGACCGCGGTGAAGACGTTATTTTGTTGGCTAGAGCGTTCTTACAAAGCTACAACAAGCAAATGCAAAGAAATATAAATGGCTTCAGTGATGACGCTATTACCGCTCTCACTAGTCACCGCTGGCCAGGCAATATTAGAGAATTGCAAAACAAGGTGAAATCAGCAGTGATTATGGCTGATAGTAAACAGATATCTGCTGAAGACCTCTCCTTACCGTTGGGGGACGAAGAACAAATAAAACTGGCCTTGAACTTACGGCATGTGCGTGAGGCCGCAGAAAAACAAGCCATTAATAAAGCAATGGCTTTAAGTAATGGTAATGTGTCTAATACCGCGGGTTTATTGGGAGTGACTAGACCAACTCTGTATTCATTGTTAGAGAAATATGGATTGAAAACCGATTAA